CAATCTCGAATCCTACCTCGGCGTGCCCAAGCATCGCCACGGCGAGATGGAGCCGTTGCCCAAGGTCGGGTTGTGCACCGGCATGGCCTACACCGAGGTCGGCGGCGAACTGCTCATGGTCGAAGCGGCCATTATGCCCGGCACGGGCAAGGTGGAAATCACCGGCAAGCTCGGCGACGTCATGCAGGAGTCGGCCCGGGCGGCGCTGTCCTACCTGCGCTCCCGCTCCGGGCTCTATGGCCTTAAGTCCGATTTCCACAAGGAAATCGACATGCACATCCACGTGCCCGAGGGCGCCATTCCCAAAGACGGCCCGTCGGCCGGCATTACCCTGGCTACCACGGTCATTTCAGCCCTGCTCAACATTCCGGTGCGTAACGACATCGCCATGACCGGCGAGATCACCCTGCGGGGCCGGGTGCTGCCTATCGGCGGCCTTCGGGAGAAGCTCTTGGCCGCCCACCGCGGACTCATCCGCACGGTGCTCATCCCGGCCGAGAATGAAAAGGACCTCAAGGAAGTGCCTGAGGCCATTCTCAAGGATATGGAGATCATCAAGGTCGAGAGCATGGACGAGGTGTTGTCCAAGGCCCTGGTGTGCGAGGGGCAGGCCCGGCTCTTCTGCGGCCGGGACGAAAACGCCGCGCCCTTGTCCGAATCGCTGCTCAAGGAAGAATACCGCCTGGAACATCGGCACTAGGCCATAAGCGGGCCTTGGGAGTGTCACTCCCGGACGAAAAGATCACAAGCCGGGGCGGTTCGCCGTCCCGGCTTTTTTTGGAGCCAAGGCAAGGGGCGGGATCAGGCCGGGGACAGTATTGGGACGCTCCTGGCGTCGATACTCTGGCGAAATGCCGGTGAGACGGTGGCATAATCGACGACATCGACGGGATAGGGAAGGTCGGAGGCGGCCAAGAGTGGCCATATCCTGTCCCGGCCTAAACGCCTTCAGCCCGCGGCCTTAGTCGCCCGGCAATTCCAGCGGCGCATCGCTGTCCCCGTGGCCTTCGGGAGCGCGGCCCTGGGACTTGTCGTGCTCGGCCAGTTTCTGGCAGCGCAGGTTGCGCAGCCGTTCGCCTGAGATCGGCCCGCGCTGGCGCTGGCGGCCGGGCAGATGGACCGAGAGCATGACCTTGAGGTCCCGCTTGGCCAGGGGAAAGACGTCATGGCCGCTGTCGGCCCGGACCAATGCAAAAAGCGGTTCCACCATCTCGTGCTTGTGCAGCCAGGCGAGCATGTCGACCCGGGTGCCGGCCCGCAATTCCTCGTAGCGCGCTGCCTTCATGTGCAGTTTGGCCGCCGCCACCCCGGCCTCGCGAACCCGGTTGGGGAGCTTGAGCCTGCGGCCGACTTCCTCGGCAATGGCCACGCCCCGGTCGTCATGACCGTGATGGCGCGGCCATTCGCACTGGGGGGTGGCGATCTTGCCCAGGTCGTGGCACACGGCCATCCAGCCGGCCAGCGGTTCTCCAGCCAGCTTGTCCACCACCTTGAGCATGTGCTCAAAGATGCTGCCGTCATGGAATTCGGGCGGCCCGGCCGGGATGTGGCGGGCCGCTTCGAGTTCGGGCAGCCAGGGGAGCAGGCAGCCGGTTTCGGCCAGAAGCGAGAAGAAGCGCGAGGGCATGGGCGCATCCAGGGCCTTTCGCACCTCCTGGGCCACCCGCTCGGCAAAAACATCGGACAGTGCGCCGCAAGCCGCAATCGCCCGCATTTGGGCGATAAGCTCCGGGTGGGGCGAAAAATCCGGCAGCGAGGCGGCAAACCGGGCCGCCCGGTAGACCCGCAGCGGATCGTCGAACATCGACATCTCGCCGCACGGGCGCAACAGCCGGTCGCGCAGATCGGCCAGGGCCAGGGGATGGAAATGCAACCGTCCGGCAATGTGCCGGGAATCGCCCATGGCCATGGCGTTTATGGTGAGGTCCCGGGCCAGCAGGTCCTCGTTGATGTCATCCCCGCGCGGCCAAGCATACTGGGCCGCGCCCAGCATGAAAACCGGAAAGGTCTTGCCGACTTGCCGTGCCCTTCGATACCGTCTCACGAACGCTTCGGGCGTTGCGTCGACAATGAGGTAATCCTGGTCCACAACCGGCCGGCCGAGCAAAATATCGCGGACCGCGCCGCCTACGAGATACCGTTTCATGCTTAACTCCGGGGCGGACATTGGCCCAAAAACCTTGAAAAATCCAGGGGCACGGACCAAGGGAATGCAAAACCCTTTTGCCGGCGGCGGCATCTGGCTGCGAACCTCGGGCGACGAGGCTTTGGCTGGACCGATTTCGCCTGAAAATTTAGCAAGTTGTCATCCTCTCTGGGCGGCTGACGTCGCCCGCCTTGCTCCCTGGCGCGAGGTGGAGCTTGGCCCGCAGTACGGGCCGGCGGCCGGGCGCTGGCTTGCGGCCCTGGGGCCGGGCGCGGCGGCGGCGAATGCCGTTTTGCTTGTCGGCCCGTGCACTTCGAGCCTGGACGTGGCCTGGGAATTGGCCGGGGCCGGGTGTCTGCCGCCTTTTGCCTCGGTGGTGGCCGTTTCCCAGAAACAGGGCCGGGGGCAGATGCGCCGGAACTGGATTTCACCGCCGGGGAATCTCTATGCCGCCCTGGCCTGGCCCGGGGCGACCGGCAATCTGGCGGCCATGGCCCCGGTGCTGGTGGGGGCCTGCCTGTCTGCCGCCCTGTACGACCGGGGGTTTCCCAGCCGGGTCAAGTGGCCAAACGACCTGCT
This window of the Desulfovibrio sp. TomC genome carries:
- a CDS encoding biotin--[acetyl-CoA-carboxylase] ligase; its protein translation is MQNPFAGGGIWLRTSGDEALAGPISPENLASCHPLWAADVARLAPWREVELGPQYGPAAGRWLAALGPGAAAANAVLLVGPCTSSLDVAWELAGAGCLPPFASVVAVSQKQGRGQMRRNWISPPGNLYAALAWPGATGNLAAMAPVLVGACLSAALYDRGFPSRVKWPNDLLAGDRKIGGILLEERAGRIMAGIGINFASAPDAALLRRDHAAPAASLQVFGEVPGAVTLWSELVKSGQTCYLQCVALSDTNAVSRFVEQHLAWLGREVFVRESETDGFRARIIGLAEDGGLRLRHIDTGPGQDLTLHSGSISLL
- a CDS encoding HD domain-containing protein — protein: MKRYLVGGAVRDILLGRPVVDQDYLIVDATPEAFVRRYRRARQVGKTFPVFMLGAAQYAWPRGDDINEDLLARDLTINAMAMGDSRHIAGRLHFHPLALADLRDRLLRPCGEMSMFDDPLRVYRAARFAASLPDFSPHPELIAQMRAIAACGALSDVFAERVAQEVRKALDAPMPSRFFSLLAETGCLLPWLPELEAARHIPAGPPEFHDGSIFEHMLKVVDKLAGEPLAGWMAVCHDLGKIATPQCEWPRHHGHDDRGVAIAEEVGRRLKLPNRVREAGVAAAKLHMKAARYEELRAGTRVDMLAWLHKHEMVEPLFALVRADSGHDVFPLAKRDLKVMLSVHLPGRQRQRGPISGERLRNLRCQKLAEHDKSQGRAPEGHGDSDAPLELPGD